The Spirochaetaceae bacterium genomic sequence GCGGTGGCGCCGCTGATGCTGCTGGCCACCTGGGTGTTCTCGCTGCGCGCGCGGCGCGCCTTCCGCATCACCCGCGAACGGGTCGCGGGGCTGGTGGGCAACCTGGCGGAGGCGATCTCCGGGATGGGGGTGATCCAGGCGTTCGCACAGCAGCGCATTGCCCGGCGCCGCTTCCGCGAGGTGAACGAGATGAACCGCGACGGCCACGTAGCGGCTGCTTCGTTGACCTTTACCTTCATGCCCAGCGTGGAATTGCTGGCGATGGTGGCGACCGCGGCAATTCTGCTGTTCGGGAGCATCGCGGTGGCGCGCGGCGCGCTGACCCTGGGCGTGGTGGTGGCATTCCTGGCCTACGCCAGCCGCTTCTTTCAGCCGATTCAGGAGTTGAGCCAGCTCTACGCCACCATGCAGTCGGCGATGGCGGGCGCGGACAACGTAATGCGCCTGCTCGACACTGTTCCGGCGGTGCAGGATGACAGGGATGCCCGCGCGGCGCCCGATCCGTGGCGGCCGTGGCTCAGGGGGCGGGTCGAGCTGAGCGGCGTCAGCTTCTCCTACCGGCCCGGGGTGCCGGTGCTGACCGGAGTGGACCTGCGCGTCGAGGCGGGGCAGACCGCGGCCCTGGTCGGCCCCACCGGCGCCGGCAAGACCACCATCGCCAGCCTGATAGCGCGCTTCTATGACGTCGGCGAGGGTGCCGTGCTGCTGGACGGCCACGACGTGCGCAACCTCGCCCAGGAGGACCTGCGCCGCCACTTGGCGCTGGTGCCGCAGGAGCCGTTCCTGTTCGCCGGCACGATCCGCGACAACATCGCGTTCGGGCTGCCGGAGGCGGACGCGGCGGCGGTCGAGGAAGCGGGTGCGGCGGTCGGCCTGGAGCCGTTCGTGGCCGGCCTGCCGGACGGCTACGACACGGCGGTGACCGAGGGCGGCCGCAACCTGTCGGTCGGCCAGCGGCAACTCGTTTCGGTGGCGCGGGCCATCCTCACCGATCCACGCATCCTGATCATGGACGAGGCCACCTCGAGCATCGACTCGATCACCGAGTCGATCATCCAGCGTGCCCTGCAGCGCCTGCTCGCCGGGCGCACGGCGTTCGTGATCGCGCACCGGCTGGCCACCATTCGCAACGCCGACATCATCTTCGTGGTTGCCGATGGCGCCATAGTGGAGCGCGGCACGCACGCCGAGCTGATGGCGCACGGCGACCTTTATGCGGAGCTGGTGCGCCGGCAGACGATGGCGGCGGCGTCGGGGAGCGGAAGATGACGATAGCTACCTGGAACATCAACGGCATGCAGGCGCGGCTGGCATTCCTGCAGCACTGGCTGCGCGCCCGGCAGCCCGACCTGGTGATGCTGCAGGAGTTGAAGCAGACCGCGGACCGCTTTCCGCACGCCGAGCTGAGCGAGGTCGGCTACCGGGCCGTGGTGCACGGCCAGAAGAGCTGGAACGGCGTCGCGATCCTGACCCGCTCGGAGCGCGTCGGCGACGCGCGGGTGGTGACCCGCGACCTGCCGGGCCTGGTGCAGCACGGCGCCCGACTGGTGTGCGCCGAGATGCACGCCGACGGGATTGGCCTGCTGTCCTGCACGTCGGTGTACGTCCCCAACGGACGCACCGTGACCCACCCCGAGTTCACTCACAAGCTGGCGTTCCTGGACGGGCTGGTGCAGTACGCGCGGGCGGCGTTGGCCGGACCGGGAACGGTGCTGATCGGCGGCGACTTCAACCTCTGCCCGGGACCGCTGGACACGTGGCACGAGGACGCGGCGGAGGGCGCCATCTTCCACACGGCGGCGGAACGCGAGCGTTTTGCGGCGCTCCTGGACCTGGGACTGGTCGACCTGTTCCGGCGCTGCAACCCCACCGACCGGCGCTATTCGTGGTGGGACTACCGTGCCGGCAGCTTCCACAAGAACCAGGGCCTGCGCATCGACTTCCTGCTCGCCGGCGAGGCGCTGGCCGAGCGCGCCGGCGCGGTGCGCGTGGACCGCGACTACCGCAAGAAGCAGGCCGGAATGATCGCCAGCGACCATGCTCCGGTGATCGCCGATCTCGCCCGCTGACCGCACCTCCGGTACGTTTGGCCGCGGCCCCTTGCCATCGCCGCCCCGGACGGTCCACGCTGCCGACTCATGGCAGAGCCCTCTCTACCCCTTTCCCCGCAGCTTGGCGAGTACCTCGACGGCCTGGTTCCGGAGCGCCACCCGGAGTTGCAGGCCATGGAACGGTGGGGCCGGGAAAACCGCTTCCCGATCGTCGGCCCCGCCTCCGGCAACATGTGCTACCTGATCGCGCGCCTGATCGGCGCACGCCGCGTGTTCGAACTCGGCTCCGGATACGGCTACTCCACCGCCTGGTTCTGCCGTGCGGTGCAGGACAACGGCGGCGGCGTGGTGCACCACGTGGTGTGGGACGAGGAACTGTCGTCCCGCGCCCGCGGCCACCTGGCGGCGCTCGGATACGGCGACCTGGTACGCTACCACGTCAGCGAGGCGGTGCAGGCGTTGCGCGGCGAGCCGGACGGCAGCTACGACCTGATCTTCAACGACATCGACAAGGACGGTTATCCGGCGGCGCTGCCGGTCATTGCCGCCAAGCTGCGTCCCGGCGGCGTGCTGATCATCGACAACATGCTGCTGCGCGGGCGCATCTACGATCCGCAGGCCGGCGGCGCCGACCTGGAAGGGGTGCGCGAGTTTACCCGCATGATCACCACCGACGACGCCTGGGTAGCCACCCTGGTGCCGATCCGCGACGGCCTGATCGTGGCGCAACGGGCCTGACGGCGGCGGGCTCGGCGATCGGCGGTTTCGCGCACGCTAGCTTGAACCCCGCGCGGCAGCGGTTTAAGAATACCTGAGATGCCTGTACTCGACGCCCATCCGGGCATGGCGCGTGAATTGCGCTTCTTCCCCATTCACAATCGGCGCCCGCGCCATCTCACCCCGGCGCAAGTCGCTCAGTTCAACGACCGGGGCTATATCTTTCCGCTCGACCTGTTCGACGAGGCGGAAACGACGGCTCAGCGCGCCTACTTCGACCGCCTGCTGGCGATGGCCGCCGAGGCGGGCCGCGACAACTACGCGGTCAACGGCTGGCACACGCACTGCCGCGGCCTCTACGACCTGGTTTGCCATCCGCGCATGCTGGACTACGTCGAGGACCTGGTGGGGCCCGACATCATCTGCATCATGACCCACTACTTTTCCAAGAATCCCACCGACAGCAAGACGGTGTACTGGCACCAGGACGCGCAGTTCTGGGGGATCACCCCGAGCAAGGTGGTAACTGCCTGGATCGCGATCGACGACGTGGACCGGGCCAACGGCGCGATGCAGCTCTTCCCGGGCAGTCACCACCGCGGCGTGATACCGTTCGAATACGTCACCGACGAGGAGAACGGCGTGCTGAACGAGCACGTCCACGACCCGGAGCGGTTCGGCCAGCCGGTGGCGGTGGAAATGCGTGCCGGCCAGCTCTCCCTGCACACCGACATGCTGCTGCACGGATCGCTGCCCAACAACTCCGGTCGCCGGCGCTGCGGTCTGACCGTGCGCTACATGCCGCCCGACGTGCGGTACGGCGGCGACGTGGCGGAGCCGCGCGCAATCATTGCCCGCGGCGGCGATCCGAGCGGTTACTGGCAGGCCGTGCCGCGTCCCGAAACGGACGAACTCCCACCTCAGCCAGAGTCGTAACTTTTTTCTGCATGAGGTTATATCTCGTTGACGGGACCTTCGAGCTGTTCCGCGCCTACTACGCCCACCGCCGCAACCACGCCGCGGACGGCATGTCCGCTTCGCCCACGGGGGCGGTGCGCGGACTGGTGGCATCCCTGCTCGCCCTGCTGCGCCGCGAATCGGTGGACCTGATCGCGGTGGCGTTCGATCACGTGATCGAGTCGTTTCGCAACGACCTGTACCCCGGTTACAAGTCGAGCGCCGGCGTGCCGGCGGACCTGCTGCAGCAGTTCGAAGAAGCCGAGGAGGCGGTGCGCAGCCTCGGCATCGTGGCGTGGCCGATGATCGAGTTCGAGGCCGACGATGCGCTTGCCACCGCGGCCGTGCGCTGGCGCGATCATCCCGACCTCGAGCAGATCGTCATCTGCTCTCCCGACAAGGATCTCGCCCAGGTGGTGCACGGCGAACGGGTCGTGACCCGCAACCGGATGCGGGACACGACGCTCGACGAGGCGGGCGTTTACGCCAAGTTCGGCGTGCCGCCGGCGTCGATCCCCGACTATCTCGCGCTGGTGGGAGACAGCGCCGACGGCATACCGGGAGTGCCGGCCTGGGGCAGCAAGTCGGCCGCCGCCGCGTTGTCATTCTACGGCACGGTGGACGAGATTCCGCGCGACGCGGCGCAGTGGGAGGTGGAGGTGCGCGGCAAGCAGCGGCTGGCCGACAAACTGCGTACCGCCGACCAGGACGTGCGCCTGTACCGCCTGCTTACCACGCTGCGCCAGGACGTGCCGCTGGCCGAGGAACTGGAGGATCTCGTCTGGCGCGGCGTGGTGCGCAGCAGCTACGTGGATCTGTGCACCCGCCTCGGGTTTCCTGAAATGAGCAACCGCCCGCACCGCTGGTGCGTCGACGGCGAGTCCGTGCAGCCCGAATGAACGGTCAGGTTTCGGGCGTCGTTTTCGTGTTGTCAGGCGGTAACGGAAGACATAGAATAGTGGTAGCGCGGTCGGTAGGCGGTATGCCGCCGTGGCCCCGCAATACCTTGTCTCCAAGGAGGAGAACATGAGAATCCAAAGCTGGGCGAAGGGTGCCCTGATTGCCCTCGCCATCGCGATGGTCGGCGTGACCGCCCATGCCGGTACGCTGGAGGACGTGCAGTCCGCGGGCGTTCTGAAGTGCGGCATCAACACCGGTCTGCCGGGTTTTGCGCAAACCGACGACGACGGCAACTGGATCGGGTTTGACGTGGCGTACTGCCGCGCGCTGGCCGCCGCCGTACTCGGTGACCCGACTGCGATCCAGTTCGTCAACCTGACCGGTGCGAACCGCTTCCCGGCGCTGCAGTCCGGTGAGATCGACGTATTGGCCCGCAACACCACCTGGACCCTGTCCCGCGACGTCGATCTCGGGCTGACCTTCGTGGGCGTGAACTACTACGACGGCCAGGGCTTCATCGGCCGCAGGGCGCTCGGTGTGATGAGCGCCACGGAACTGGACGGCGCTTCGGTCTGCATCCAGACCGGCACCACCACCGAGCTCAACCTGGCGGACTTCTTCCGCAGCAACAACATGTCCTACGAGCCGGTGCCGATCGAGACCAACGCCGAGGCGCGCGCCGCGTACGAGGCCGAGCGCTGCGACGTGTACACCACGGACGCCTCCGGCCTGGCCGCCACCAAGGCGACCTTCGACGACCCCGATGCACACATCGTGTACCCGGAGATCGTCTCCAAGGAACCGCTCGGGCCGCTGGTACGTCATGGTGACGACCAATGGGCGGACGTTGCACGCTGGGTGCTGAACGCGCTGATCATCGCCGAGGAGCTGGGCGTGTCCCAGGGCAACGTGGAGCGGTTGGCGGCCGGAACCGACCACCCGGAGATCAACCGCATGCTCGGCAGCGAGGGCAGCTACGGCGAAATGCTCGGGCTCGATGCCCAGTGGGCCGTGCGCGCAATCGCGGCGGAAGGCAACTACGCCGAGATCTTCGACCGGTACATCGGCCCGGACACCAAGCTTGGCCTGCAGCGCGGGTTGAACGCGCTGTACACGGACGGAGGCATTCTTTACGCACCGCCGTTCCGATAGGCCGTCGAGCCGCGGAGGACCGCGCGCATGAGCGGTTCTCCGCGTGGCGTCGCCCTGCAGCTCCTGCTGGTGCTGGGGGCGGCGCTGCTGATTGCATTTGTCGTTTCGAACACGATCGCCAACCTGCAGACGGCGGGGCTGTCCGCGGGCTATGGCTTTCTGTTCGATACGGCGTCCTTCGACATCAACCAGCGGCTGATCGCCTACGACTCTACCGCCACGTACGGCCGCGCGCTCATCGTCGGCGGCTTGAACACGATCCTGGTAGCGGCGCTCGGCGTCGTCACGGCCACCGCTGTCGGCTTCCTGGCCGGCATCCTGCGCCTGTCGAGCAACTACCTGGTCAGCCGCATGGTGACGGTGTACGTCGAGTTCACCCGCAACGTGCCCTTGCTGCTGCAGATCATCTTCTGGTGGGTGATCATCCTGGCGCTGCCGAGGGTGCGCGACAGCATCTCCATCGCGGATACCATCTACCTCAACAACCGTGGCGTGCGCCTGCCCGCCCCGGTGTTCGGCGAGGGCGCGATCGTCATCCTGCTGGCGCTGGTAGCCGCCGTCGTGGCGACCGTAATCCTCGTTCGCTGGGCCAGGGCGCGCCAGGACGCGACGGGAGAGAAATTCCGCGCCGGCTGGACCGGGCTCGCGCTGATCGTCGGCCTGCCGCTGGCGCTGTTCTTCATTCTCGGGCGGCCGATCGGCATGGAAGCGCCCGTGATGGGGAGATTCAACCTGCAGGGCGGCTTCAACCTCACGCCGGAGCTGTTCGCCCTGTGGTTGGCCCTCGCCACCTATACCGGCGCGTTCATCTCCGAGATCGTGCGTGCCGGCATCCTGTCGGTCAGCAAGGGACAGACCGAGGCGGCCGGCTCGCTCGGGTTGCCGCCGGGTCTCACCCTGCGCAAGGTCATCCTGCCCCAGGCGCTGCGCGCCATTGTCCCCCCGCTCACCAGTCAGTACCTGAACCTGACCAAGAACTCTTCGCTGGCAGTGGCGATCGGTTACCAGGATCTGGTCTCCATCGGCAATACCGTGCTGAACCAGAGCGGCCAGGCGTTGGAGGTAATCTCGATCTTCATGGCCGCCTACCTGTCGCTGAGCCTGCTGACCTCGGCGTTCATGAACTGGTACAATCGCCGCATCGCGCTGGTTGGCCGGTGAGCGCGTAGCGAGCGACGGGGCGGCGGTAACGGTGAAGGAATCTGGAACGGTGAACGGGTCCGAATCTGCCGGGCAGACGTCCGGGGGCCGCGCATTCTATCGTAATCGGGAGGATCTGGTGCCGGGCCGCCCGGCACCGGTCACCACCGTGGGCTTGCTGGGCTGGCTGCGCGCCAACCTGTTTGCGAGCTGGTTCAACACCATTCTGACCATCGCCGCTGTGCTGGTGCTGTGGCGCATCGTGCCACCCCTGCTGGGCTGGGCGCTGTTCGAAGCCGACTTCAGCGGCGTCACCGGCGAGGAATGCACCGGAGCGGGCGCGTGCTGGGCGTGGATCGACCAGCGCATTGCCCAATTCCTGTACGGTTTCTACCCCGCCGACTCATACTGGCGGGTCAATGTTGCCGTGATCCTGCTTATTCCCGCGGTAGCGTACATCCTGTTCGACAAGCTGCCCTACGCCCGTTACGGCCGCCGGTTCTCGATCGCGTACGTGTTCATCGCGGTCTTCCTGCTGGTCGGCGGGCTGCCGGTGCATGACGACAACGGCAAGGTCGTCGGCAACCTGTTCGGGTTCCACGGCATCTCCACCGATCAGTTCGGCGGATTCATGCTCAACCTGACGGCGGGACTCGCCGGTATCGTGTTGTCGCTGCCGATCGGCATCCTGCTCGCCCTGGGGAGGCGCTCGCGTCTGCCGGTGGTTCGATTCGCTTCCATCGGATTCATCGAGGTGATCCGCGGCGTGCCGCTGATCACGCTGCTGTTCGTGGCGGTCATCATCCTGGAACTGTTCCTGCCGCCGGGCGTCGGGCTCGACCAACTCGTGCGCGTGATGGTGATGATCACCGCGTTTTCGTCGGCCTACATGGCGGAGGTGATCCGCGGCGGCCTGCAGGCGATTCCCGACGGCCAGTACGAGGCGGCGCAGGCGATGGGGTTGAGCTACTGGAAGATGATGCGCCTGGTGATCCTGCCGCAGGCGCTCAAGATCGCCATCCCCGGCATCGTCAATACCTTCATCGGCCTGTTCAAGGACACCACGCTGGTGGTGACCATCGGACTGTTCGACATTCTCGGCCAGGCGCGGCTGCTGCAGACCAACCCGGATTGGATCGGCAAGGTCGATCACGAGACCTTCCTGATCGCCGCGCTGTTCTTCTTCGTGATCTGCTTTTCGATGTCGCGCTACTCGATCAACCTTGAGAAGCGGCTGGACACGACCCGGCGCTGACGGCGGCCGGAGTGAGCTGAACGGAGCACCGCATGTCAGGAAATACCACCGCCACCGAGCCGATCATCCGCATCACCGGCCTCAACAAGTGGTTCGGCACGCTGCATGTCCTGCGCGACATCGACCTGGAGGTGGAGCGGCAGGAGCGCATCGTGATCTGCGGGCCGTCGGGATCGGGCAAGTCCACGCTGATTCGCTGCATCAACCGGCTCGAGGAGCACCAGCGCGGCTCGATCGTGGTCGAAGGTACCGAGTTGACCAACGAGTTGAAGAACATCGACGCCATTCGCAGCGAGATCGGCATGGTGTTCCAGCAGTTCAACCTGTTCCCGCACCTGACGGTGCTGGAGAACTGCACGCTGGCGCCGATCTGGGTACGCAAGATGGCGCGCGCCGACGCCGAGCAGCAGGCGATGGAGTTCCTGGAGCGGGTGAAGATCCCGGAGCAGGCGCACAAGTATCCGGGCCAGCTCTCCGGCGGCCAGCAGCAGCGCGTCGCCATTGCCCGGTCACTGTGCAAGCGGCCCAAGATCATGCTGTTCGACGAGCCCACGTCGGCGCTCGACCCCGAGATGATCAAGGAGGTGCTCGACGTGATGATCGACGTCGCGCAGTCGGGCATGACCATGCTGGTAGTGACCCACGAGATGGGTTTCGCCTCCCAGGTCGCCGATCGCGTGATGCTGATGGACCAGGGCCAGATCATCGAGCAGAACACCCCCGGCGAGTTCTTCAACAACCCGCAGTCCGACCGCACCAAGCTGTTCCTCAGCCAGATCCTGTAGTGCCCGCCGTCGCCGGGTGAAGCGGTAGCCGGACGTGCCGCTGAACTTTCCGAGAGCCGAGCCGGTCGACTTGCGGGCGGCATTCGACGCCCTTTCGACCGAGGAGCGGCTGACCGCGCTGGCCGCCGGCGTGGTGAGCCCGGTGCCGTACGAGGCGCGTGAGTTGGCGCGCATGCTGCGCAACGCGGACGTGCGCATCCACAAGCGGCACGTTACGGTTGCGGTGGTGGAGCAGGCGTGCGGCGCCCTGCAGCGGCGCGGTGTGCTGTTCGGGCTGCGCGCAATGGACCACGTTGTGGCGGCGCAGGCTTGGGCGCCGTGGCTGACCCTGGAGGCACGGCGGGTGGACCTGCTGGAGCGCCTTTGGGCTGCCTTTCAGGCGGAGCGCAACACCTACTACTGGCACTTATGGGAGCAGCAGGCGCAACGCGATACCGCCCGGCTCCGCTACGCCACCGTAACCGGGCGATTCGACCTCGTGTCAGCAAAGATCAAGCCGGAGAACTGGGCGTTCCTGGCACAGCCGGGGGCACTCGTGCTGCTGGACTCGTTGCCCGAACGGTTCCGGGAGATGGCGCTGCGCGGCTGCCTGAGCGAGGCGGTCAACCTGGCCGCCGCTCCCGACCCGGTGATCGCCGCCTGCCGCGATTACGCCCGCGACCTGGAACCGTACGCCGCGGACATCGCCCTGATCCGGGTGCTGCAGGGGCGTTTCGGCGAAGTCGAGACCACCTTCGATCAACTGACGGAGGCCGAGCAGGGCAGCAAGCGGGCGCGGGTCGGCCGCACCGCGGCGGGCGGCCTGGTGGCGATGCTGCGCGGCGACGACGACACGGCGCTGCAGGCGATCGAGAACGCGATCGCGATCGAAAAGGAGGGCACCAGGAAGCGGACCGCGTTTCCGGATTCGGTGCCGTTCGCGCTGTCGCTGCTCTCCCTGGTGCGTGCCGACACACCGGCGGCCCGTAGCCGGCTCGATGCGCTGTTGACGACGGGCCAGCGGCAGCGGATTGCGGAGCCGATCGTGTCAGCGGTGGCGTACGCGGCAGAACTGCGCGCCGGTGCCGCGGCCGTCCGCGAAATCGACGTCGGCGCGGGGGGATCGTGCCTGAATGCGCTGCTCGACGGGTGGGCGTGCTGCTGGTCCAAGCTCGGCCGCGGCTCCGTGCCGTACGTGCCTCCGGGTACGGCGCGGACGCTCGGCTACTACGTCGGGCAGCTCGCCAGCTATGGCTTCTCCTGGGCGTTGGCGGAGTTCCTGGCGATAGTCGGCTGCGCCGGCGCGCCGCTCGACCCGCGTGACGGAAAGTCGTACGCGGCGGCCGGACGGCAGGCGGCGGCGATGCACGGGCAACTCGGTACGCGCACGCTCACCACGCTGGTTCCGGGGCCGGTGGCGGAGTGGGAGTACGGCCTCAAGGCTCTGGAGCAGTTCGCCTACGATACCAGCACCTCGCCGCCGCGGCGAGAGAAGGGTAGCGCGCGCGAGGGCCAGATTCGGCTGGTGTGGGACTTGGTCGACATCGGCGACTACCTGGCGGTGACGCCGCGCGAGCAGCGCGGCTACCGCAGCGGTACCTGGTCAAAGGGCCGCGCGCGCACGCTGCGCTGGCTTGCCACGGCGGCGGACACCGCCAAGTTTCCGCACGCACAGGATCGCGCGGCGGCGGCGGCGGCGGTGCGGCACGGCGCGGGAGCGGGCAAGCCGGTACCGGTCGAGGCGCTGCTGTTCGAGCTGGCCGGTCACCCGCACGTGGTCGACGAGGCCGGTGACCCGGTGGAGGTCGTGCGCGCCGAGCCGGAACTGCTGATCGAGCAAACCGCCACCGGGCTGCGCGCGATGCTGGCGCCCGACTACTGGGAGGATGACCGCTTCCACGCCTGGATGGCCGATGCGCGACGCTGCGAGGTGATCCGCCTCACCGACGCGCACCGGCGTCTGCGGACCATCATTCCACCTGGCGGCTTGGACCTGCCGGCCGGTGCCCGCGCGCGGCTGCTGGAGGCGGTGTCGGCGCTGGTGGCGGTGGTCCGCATTCACGGCGGCGTGGAGGGCGGCGCCGGCTCGGCGCGCCAGGTGGAGGCCGACCCGGAGCCGCGGGTGCGGCTGGAGCCGTACCGCGGCGGGGTGAGCGCCGAGGTGGTGGTGGAACCGATCGGCGGGTCGGAAACGCGCTTCATGCCGGGCGCCGGCGGTACGCTGGTGTTCGCTCAGCTCGCCGGCGAGGCGGTGCAGGCGCGCCGCGACCCGGCCGCCGAGCGTGCCGCCGCCGAGCGCCTGCTGGAGGCGTGCCCGCGGCTCGCGGCCGGCGTGCCGGGGTTGTGGTCGGTGGAATTGCCGGAGGCCGCCGACGCGCTGGAGCTGCTGGAGCAACTCGACGCCGCCGGCGCGCGCTGCCTGTGGCCGCAGGGCGAGCGGTTCCGGATCGTGACGCGCGCGGACAGCGGCAAGCTGCGGTTGCGCATCAAGACCGTCGAGGACTGGCTGCAGGCATCCGCCGAGTTGCGCATTGATCCGCAGCGCACCGTCGACCTGAAGCAGTTGTTCGCCGCCCTCGACGCCAACCCCGGTTCGCGCTTCCTGGAGCTCGGTGCCGGCGAGTTCGTGGCGCTTACCGAGTCGTTCCGCCGCCAGTTGGAGGATCTGCAGGCCGTGTCGAGTCCGGCGGCCGGTGGAGCGGTGCGCGTGGCGCCGGTGGCCGCGGTTGCCCTGGAGGAGTTGATCGACCAGGCGCAACTCGGCGCCGACCGGCAATGGCGCGACCTTGAGCGGCGGCTGCGCGAGGCGCGGGAGTTCGAGCCGGAGGTGCCGAGCACCCTGCAGGCGGAACTGCGGCCCTACCAGGAGGTAGGCTTCGGCTGGCTGGCCCGCCTCAGCCGCTGGGGCGCGGGCGCCTGTCTGGCCGACGACATGGGTCTGGGCAAGACGGTGCAGGTGCTGGCGCTGCTGCTGGAGCGCGCCGCCGGGGGCCCGGCGCTGGTGGTGGCGCCCACCTCCGTGGTGGCCAACTGGCTCGACGAGGCGCGCCGCTTCGCGCCGACGCTGAACGCGGTGCCTTACGTGGGGCCGGACCGGGCAGCGCTACTCGCCGGCGAGCCGGGTCCGTTCGACCTGGTCGTGACCACCTATACGCTGTTGCACCTGGACGCGGAGCGGCTGGCCTCCGTGAGGTGGCACAGCGCAGTGCTCGATGAAGCGCAGGCGATCAAGAACCGGAACACCAAGCGCGCCCGCGCCGCTCGCGCGCTGCGGGCGGACTTTCGTGCCGTCACCACCGGCACCCCGATCCAGAACCACGTGTCCGATCTGCACTCCCTGTTCAGCTTCATCAACCCCGGCCTGCTGGGATCCGCGCAGCAGTTCAGCCGCAACTTCGCGCGCGCCGCCGAGGGCAACACGGACGGCGCCGTGCAGGCGCGGACGCGGCTGCGCCGGCTGGTGGCGCCGTTCATCCTGCGCCGCCTGAAGAGCGAGGTGCTCGACGACCTGCCCGCGCGCACCGAGATCACCCTGCACGTGGAGATGTCGCCGGCGGAGGCGTCGTTCTACGAGGCGCTGCGCCGCCGCGCCATGGAGGACCTGGAGGCGCTGGCGGCGGCCGGGCCGCCCGCCGGCGGCGATGGCCGGCTGGAGATCCTGGCGCACCTGACGCGGCTGCGCCGCGCCTGCTGCAACCCGGCGCTGGTGCGCCCGGAGGGGGCGCCGGCGAGC encodes the following:
- a CDS encoding DEAD/DEAH box helicase → MPLNFPRAEPVDLRAAFDALSTEERLTALAAGVVSPVPYEARELARMLRNADVRIHKRHVTVAVVEQACGALQRRGVLFGLRAMDHVVAAQAWAPWLTLEARRVDLLERLWAAFQAERNTYYWHLWEQQAQRDTARLRYATVTGRFDLVSAKIKPENWAFLAQPGALVLLDSLPERFREMALRGCLSEAVNLAAAPDPVIAACRDYARDLEPYAADIALIRVLQGRFGEVETTFDQLTEAEQGSKRARVGRTAAGGLVAMLRGDDDTALQAIENAIAIEKEGTRKRTAFPDSVPFALSLLSLVRADTPAARSRLDALLTTGQRQRIAEPIVSAVAYAAELRAGAAAVREIDVGAGGSCLNALLDGWACCWSKLGRGSVPYVPPGTARTLGYYVGQLASYGFSWALAEFLAIVGCAGAPLDPRDGKSYAAAGRQAAAMHGQLGTRTLTTLVPGPVAEWEYGLKALEQFAYDTSTSPPRREKGSAREGQIRLVWDLVDIGDYLAVTPREQRGYRSGTWSKGRARTLRWLATAADTAKFPHAQDRAAAAAAVRHGAGAGKPVPVEALLFELAGHPHVVDEAGDPVEVVRAEPELLIEQTATGLRAMLAPDYWEDDRFHAWMADARRCEVIRLTDAHRRLRTIIPPGGLDLPAGARARLLEAVSALVAVVRIHGGVEGGAGSARQVEADPEPRVRLEPYRGGVSAEVVVEPIGGSETRFMPGAGGTLVFAQLAGEAVQARRDPAAERAAAERLLEACPRLAAGVPGLWSVELPEAADALELLEQLDAAGARCLWPQGERFRIVTRADSGKLRLRIKTVEDWLQASAELRIDPQRTVDLKQLFAALDANPGSRFLELGAGEFVALTESFRRQLEDLQAVSSPAAGGAVRVAPVAAVALEELIDQAQLGADRQWRDLERRLREAREFEPEVPSTLQAELRPYQEVGFGWLARLSRWGAGACLADDMGLGKTVQVLALLLERAAGGPALVVAPTSVVANWLDEARRFAPTLNAVPYVGPDRAALLAGEPGPFDLVVTTYTLLHLDAERLASVRWHSAVLDEAQAIKNRNTKRARAARALRADFRAVTTGTPIQNHVSDLHSLFSFINPGLLGSAQQFSRNFARAAEGNTDGAVQARTRLRRLVAPFILRRLKSEVLDDLPARTEITLHVEMSPAEASFYEALRRRAMEDLEALAAAGPPAGGDGRLEILAHLTRLRRACCNPALVRPEGAPASSKLAVFGETLAELLANRHKVLVFSQFVSHLKLIETWLRKEGIGYQYLDGSTAVGARRERIAAFQAGQGDVFLISLTAGGVGLNLTAADYVIHMDPWWNPAVEDQASDRAHRIGQTRPVTIYRLVTKGTIEEQIVDLHHHKRDLADRLLEAGDTPARLDPAELLALLRHPPA